The following are from one region of the Papaver somniferum cultivar HN1 unplaced genomic scaffold, ASM357369v1 unplaced-scaffold_132, whole genome shotgun sequence genome:
- the LOC113333379 gene encoding B3 domain-containing transcription repressor VAL2-like encodes MASKVCMNGFCQATSSVKWRKGWDLRFGGVATLCDKCGFAYEQLVFCDTFHVKESGWRDCSSCGKRLHCGCTASKSLFELLDNGGVECLGCMKRLHSSMPSDEKPNGFGKEENYSNGIGNILQMGKNTEGNEHINLLQYLKNDTNGSLCQMKIEQGMRSVKEVDCKKPPVVARPEAANSMLSQLRIGRLPEGRGRSQMLPRYWPKITEEELQQISENSNSKIVPLFDKVLTASDASRIGRLVLPKACAEAYFPRLLQPEGRPLKIQDAKGNDWGFQFRFWPNNNSRMYVLEGVAPCMQSMQLKAGDTITFSRIDPEGKLMVGSRKASSSGPQHITQSDSYTTIRSQDCGNSYNGVPEDLNPKKLENLLSLNMDFKKRRSAGGEKANKKHDPDFSLDNIKRRRIVESEKTDEDYEPFSGLETLAATAVLEENLGELDSPFLTTANEHPPHHPGCRCTICIKPPSRRGPKQKPADIV; translated from the exons ATGGCGTCGAAGGTTTGCATGAATGGTTTTTGTCAGGCCACATCCTCAGTCAAGTGGAGGAAAGGGTGGGATCTTCGATTTGGTGGTGTAGCAACTCTTTGTGATAAGTGCGG GTTTGCTTATGAACAATTGGTATTTTGTGATACCTTCCATGTTAAAGAATCTGGTTGGAGAGACTGCAGTTCTTGTGGCAAG CGACTTCACTGTGGTTGTACTGCTTCAAAGTCTTTGTTTGAGCTACTTGATAATGGCGGTGTAGAGTGTCTTGGCTGCATGAAGAGATTGCACTCCTCT ATGCCAAGTGATGAAAAGCCAAATGGTTTTGGCAAAGAGGAAAACTATAGCAATGGGATAGGAAATATATTGCAAATGGGCAAGAATACTGAGGGAAATGAGCATATTAATTTGCTTCAGTATCTGAAAAATGATACAAATGGGTCTCTGTGCCAAATGAAAATAGAACAGGGCATGCGTTCTGTTAAGGAAGTGGACTGCAAAAAGCCACCTGTTGTTGCAAGACCGGAGGCTGCAAACAGTATGCTTTCACAATTACGTATTGGAAGACTACCTGAAGGACGGGGTAGAAGCCAAATGCTTCCGCGTTATTGGCCAAAGATTACAGAAGAAGAATTGCAGCAAATATCTGAAAA TTCAAACTCCAAAATTGTGCCTTTGTTTGACAAGGTTTTGACTGCAAGCGATGCCAGTCGAATTGGACGTTTAGTTCTCCCAAAAGCATGTGCTGAG GCATATTTTCCTCGGCTATTGCAACCAGAAGGCCGACCTTTGAAGATTCAAGATGCAAAGGGGAACGACTGGGGGTTTCAGTTTAGATTTTGGCCTAACAATAACAGTAGAATGTATGTCTTGGAGGGTGTAGCACCCTGCATGCAGTCAATGCAATTAAAAGCTGGTGATACAA TAACATTTAGCAGGATAGACCCTGAAGGAAAACTTATGGTTGGATCCCGAAAGGCATCTAGCTCCGGTCCTCAGCACATAACTCAATCCGATAGCTACACCACGATTAGAAGCCAAGATTGTGGAAATTCTTATAATGGGGTTCCAGAGGATTTAAATCCAAAGAAACTTGAAAATCTTCTCAGTCTTAATATGG ATTTTAAGAAGCGCAGAAGTGCGGGAGGTGAAAAggcaaacaaaaaacatgatcCTGATTTCAGCCTAGACAATATCAAGAGGCGGAGAATTGTAGAAAGCGAAAAGACAGACGAAGATTATGAACCCTTCTCTGGCCTAGAGACACTAGCTGCTACTGCGGTTCTTGAAGAGAACTTGGGTGAATTGGATTCCCCTTTTCTTACAACCGCCAACGAGCATCCACCACATCATCCTGGATGCAGGTGCACCATTTGCATCAAGCCCCCAAGCAGGAGAGGCCCTAAACAAAAACCTGCTGACATTGTGTAA